From a single Hymenobacter sp. YIM 151500-1 genomic region:
- a CDS encoding FAD-dependent oxidoreductase yields the protein MQFTEAQRAILRALADTFIPTLTPPDLASGDPTFWARRGSEGVAIEKIGLVLEAQPAGARQEFLQLLQLLDTPALGLTWFGALRPFARLAPEQREKLLQSWAGSNVPQLRKGFHALRKLFVFLFYGSSTPEQGNFVWEHIGYGGPLPDEVVQADKPIRTLQPTHDVQYDCDVLVIGSGAGGGVVAGELAAAGHDVLVLEKGPYLHGAEFSQREVDMLGTLYDARGTLSTQDGGVALLAGSCLGGGTTINWAGAFRTPDYILHEWAREHQVPHFASLEFKKSLDAVSRALSVNIDHTRHNAQNQALWDGSTRLGQEVKLIPRNEKGLTGSDLHFRSLGFSCFGDRHGIKQGTLNTYLQTASDHGARLLTDTRVERVTVAQGRATGAEAVHTTADGRPVRVTVRARRVVVAAGSIQTPALLLRSGLRHPHLGQHLHLHPTVAVSALYEQRMEAWHGPMMSVVNDCYTMLSGTTFGAKLETPPAHPGLMAMVLPWCSGRQHKELMRQAAHLGSFIVLTRDRDAGRVTVDRHGTPLIHYVLSDFDRGHLLQGVRAAAEIHVAAGARTVLLPHGTLPQLHAQRGVMQNPEVLDQLPHLGWKPNQFSLYSAHQMSTCRMGGDAATHPTNPSGELYEVRNLFVADASAFPACSGVNPMLTIMALAHHTAQHLKTSAPAGTAVARQTVANGVG from the coding sequence ATGCAGTTCACCGAAGCGCAGCGCGCCATTCTGCGCGCTTTAGCCGACACGTTCATCCCCACTCTCACCCCGCCTGACTTAGCCAGCGGCGACCCGACTTTCTGGGCCCGGCGTGGTTCCGAAGGCGTTGCTATAGAAAAGATTGGCCTGGTGCTGGAAGCCCAGCCGGCCGGGGCACGGCAAGAGTTTTTGCAGCTGCTTCAGCTACTCGACACGCCCGCCCTGGGCCTGACCTGGTTCGGGGCCCTGCGGCCATTTGCGCGGCTGGCGCCCGAGCAGCGCGAGAAGCTGCTGCAAAGCTGGGCCGGCTCAAACGTGCCCCAACTGCGCAAAGGCTTTCATGCCCTGCGCAAGCTGTTCGTGTTTCTGTTCTACGGCTCCTCCACGCCCGAGCAGGGCAACTTCGTGTGGGAGCATATCGGCTACGGCGGGCCGCTGCCCGATGAAGTGGTGCAGGCCGACAAGCCCATCCGCACCCTGCAACCTACCCACGATGTGCAGTACGACTGCGACGTGCTGGTGATTGGCAGCGGAGCCGGGGGCGGCGTGGTGGCCGGAGAGCTGGCTGCCGCCGGCCACGACGTGCTGGTGCTCGAAAAAGGCCCCTACCTGCACGGTGCCGAGTTTTCCCAGCGCGAAGTAGACATGCTGGGCACCCTCTACGACGCCCGAGGCACCCTCAGCACCCAGGACGGCGGCGTGGCCCTGCTGGCCGGCTCCTGCCTGGGCGGGGGCACTACCATCAACTGGGCCGGTGCCTTCCGCACCCCCGACTACATACTGCACGAGTGGGCTCGGGAGCATCAGGTGCCCCATTTTGCCAGCCTGGAGTTCAAAAAAAGTCTAGATGCCGTGAGCCGGGCCCTGAGCGTTAACATCGACCACACCCGCCACAACGCCCAGAACCAGGCCCTCTGGGACGGCTCGACGCGGCTGGGGCAGGAAGTGAAGCTGATTCCGCGAAACGAGAAGGGCCTCACCGGCTCCGACCTGCACTTCCGCAGCCTGGGCTTCAGCTGTTTCGGCGACCGGCACGGCATCAAGCAGGGCACCCTGAACACTTACCTGCAAACCGCCTCCGACCACGGGGCCCGGCTGCTCACGGACACCCGCGTGGAGCGCGTAACCGTGGCCCAGGGCCGTGCCACCGGCGCCGAGGCCGTGCATACTACCGCCGACGGCCGCCCCGTGCGCGTAACCGTGCGGGCCCGGCGCGTGGTGGTGGCGGCCGGCTCTATCCAGACGCCGGCTTTGCTCTTGCGCAGCGGCCTGCGCCACCCGCACCTCGGGCAGCACCTTCACCTGCACCCCACGGTGGCCGTGTCGGCGCTGTACGAGCAGCGCATGGAGGCCTGGCACGGGCCCATGATGTCGGTGGTAAATGACTGCTACACCATGCTCAGCGGCACCACCTTCGGGGCCAAGCTCGAAACGCCCCCGGCCCACCCCGGCCTCATGGCCATGGTGCTGCCCTGGTGCTCGGGCCGCCAGCATAAGGAGCTGATGCGGCAGGCGGCCCACCTGGGCTCCTTCATCGTGCTGACCCGCGACCGGGACGCCGGCCGCGTCACGGTGGACCGCCACGGCACCCCGCTTATCCACTACGTGCTCAGCGACTTCGACCGGGGCCACCTGCTGCAAGGCGTGCGCGCCGCCGCCGAAATCCACGTGGCTGCCGGGGCCCGTACCGTGCTGCTGCCCCACGGCACCCTGCCCCAGCTGCACGCCCAGCGCGGGGTGATGCAAAACCCCGAGGTGCTCGACCAACTGCCTCATCTGGGCTGGAAACCCAACCAATTCAGCCTCTACAGCGCCCACCAGATGAGCACCTGCCGCATGGGCGGCGACGCGGCCACGCACCCCACCAACCCCAGCGGCGAGCTGTACGAGGTACGCAACCTGTTCGTAGCCGATGCCTCGGCGTTTCCGGCGTGCAGCGGCGTCAACCCCATGCTTACCATCATGGCTCTGGCCCACCACACCGCCCAGCATCTGAAAACCAGCGCCCCGGCTGGCACGGCGGTGGCCAGGCAGACTGTAGCCAATGGTGTAGGGTGA
- a CDS encoding PAS domain S-box protein, translating into MLHSTPLPCSCSASDLAHAQQRIQELEQALAAATAATTTATRQLTALLDFLPEGLLLYDTESRIVLINQQYCDLLGLEEPASSWLGRTSEELLPVLRAQMRDPEAYDRWKDEARAAGVQAHAELHLRTGRVLAHDYRPIGCEGLPATQRSRLHCLRDITEAKEATRKLRKQRAFYEAILDFLPGDVAVLTPELTYCYVNARAVPDPEVRDWLVGRTDLEYAALRGRNHEAATHRTRLMREVLEHGEPRSWEEELRTAAGARRYSLRHLHPILEPDGRPRMLIGYGTDITARYEAENRIRVSEGKLRALFAALPDTILVLDDEGVVHDAKLGDTPLLRPAGKVAGAHLAKLLPSHAVRGLLEHLEQLQATGHAEEYTFELSAALPATDLSCHTARFVALPEAAGYLLILRNVTAQELSRRQLREQQEFIEQVVATSPSAISVRDAQGALVFRNRALQELEELTTSAEVTPEAVRGAQRDEELRYARANARVLQLEREVVTEESMTLPTGVTRWFHTVKRPLRRADGTVHVLSVATDITEMKWAQQTLMRSEKQYYDLMRYSQALIGTHDLDGTILSANPALTVLLGPVTGHSLGGGLVPDAALGRYLRAFGHRDEARGIVALRDATGRRRHLLYHNCKVEEEGQRPYVIAYAQDITERVAAERELRRAKQAAEEAVRARESFLANMSHEIRTPMNGILGMAGLLARTPLTGQQQQHVHTILSSGKHLLAVLNDVLDMAKITSGKLELEQVPFDLSGILQHTAQLQAARAAEKGLRFLLHTTPLAAPWVLSAPHRLQQVLLNLLSNAIKFTEAGSVTLASRLATETSGTLTVEFQVTDTGIGIAADKHEVIFESFQQAEADTTRRYGGTGLGLTISRTLVRQLGGELRVSSTPGQGSTFSFTLTLRKTAPSAPDPAPAPDSLSTARLAGARVLLVEDNEINRLVARQQLQAWQVQVTEAPDGPTALARFAAQSFDVVLMDIQMPGMSGVDVTRAIRADRDPQRAEVPIIALTANAFRADHEQYLAAGINVCISKPFEELDLYRAISSLYRPRLSTPAQPAAPYNLSWLRSMAHGDASFVQRVVQSFVQHAPGHVSALRTATAAANWPGVHQVVHQLKPVLKSLGVGGTEDLLRILAHAPTSEEEEAEYRTAVTQLAQLLHHTATALTRDPEVAVASV; encoded by the coding sequence ATGCTTCATTCTACTCCCCTCCCCTGCTCTTGTTCTGCTTCTGACTTAGCGCATGCTCAGCAGCGCATTCAGGAGCTGGAGCAGGCGCTGGCGGCGGCCACGGCCGCTACCACCACGGCCACGCGCCAGCTCACGGCCCTGCTGGACTTTCTGCCCGAAGGCCTGCTGCTCTACGACACGGAGAGCCGCATCGTCCTCATCAACCAGCAGTACTGCGACTTACTAGGTCTGGAGGAGCCGGCCAGCAGCTGGCTAGGCCGCACCTCCGAGGAGCTGCTGCCTGTGCTGCGCGCCCAGATGCGCGACCCGGAGGCGTATGACCGGTGGAAGGACGAGGCGCGGGCCGCCGGCGTTCAGGCGCACGCCGAGCTGCACCTGCGCACCGGCCGGGTGCTGGCCCACGACTACCGGCCTATCGGGTGCGAGGGGCTGCCCGCCACGCAGCGGAGCCGCCTGCATTGTCTTCGCGACATCACCGAGGCCAAGGAAGCTACCCGTAAACTGCGCAAGCAGCGGGCTTTTTACGAAGCCATCCTTGACTTCCTGCCCGGCGACGTGGCCGTGCTTACCCCCGAGCTGACGTACTGCTACGTCAACGCCCGCGCCGTGCCCGACCCCGAGGTGCGGGACTGGCTGGTAGGCCGCACCGACCTGGAGTACGCCGCCCTGCGCGGACGCAACCACGAGGCCGCCACCCACCGCACCCGGCTGATGCGCGAGGTGCTGGAGCACGGCGAGCCGCGCAGCTGGGAAGAAGAGCTTCGTACGGCCGCCGGTGCCCGGCGCTACTCCCTGCGCCACCTGCACCCCATTCTGGAGCCTGACGGCCGGCCGCGGATGCTCATCGGCTACGGCACCGACATTACGGCCCGCTACGAGGCCGAAAACCGCATCCGCGTAAGCGAGGGTAAGCTGCGGGCTCTGTTTGCCGCCCTGCCCGACACGATTTTGGTGCTGGACGATGAAGGCGTGGTGCACGACGCCAAGCTGGGCGACACGCCCCTGCTGCGGCCGGCCGGCAAGGTGGCGGGTGCCCACCTGGCCAAGCTGCTGCCCAGCCACGCCGTGCGCGGACTGCTGGAGCATCTGGAGCAGCTTCAAGCCACCGGCCACGCCGAGGAGTACACGTTTGAGTTGTCAGCCGCGCTGCCAGCTACCGACCTGAGCTGCCACACGGCCCGTTTTGTGGCGTTGCCAGAAGCAGCGGGCTACCTGCTCATCCTGCGCAACGTAACGGCCCAGGAGCTAAGCCGCCGCCAGCTGCGCGAGCAGCAGGAGTTTATCGAGCAGGTAGTAGCCACCAGTCCCTCGGCCATTTCGGTGCGCGACGCGCAAGGGGCCCTGGTATTCCGTAACCGCGCCTTGCAGGAGCTGGAAGAGCTGACGACATCCGCCGAAGTTACCCCCGAGGCCGTGCGCGGCGCCCAGCGCGACGAAGAGCTGCGCTACGCCCGCGCCAATGCCCGCGTGCTGCAGCTGGAACGGGAGGTGGTAACGGAGGAGTCCATGACCTTGCCCACCGGCGTTACGCGCTGGTTTCACACTGTGAAGCGCCCCCTGCGCCGGGCCGATGGCACCGTGCACGTGCTGAGCGTGGCCACCGATATTACGGAGATGAAGTGGGCCCAGCAAACGCTGATGCGCAGTGAAAAGCAGTACTACGACCTGATGCGCTACTCCCAGGCCCTCATCGGCACCCACGACCTGGACGGCACCATCCTGTCGGCTAACCCGGCCCTGACGGTGCTGCTGGGTCCGGTGACGGGCCACAGCCTGGGCGGAGGCCTGGTGCCGGACGCGGCGCTGGGCCGCTACCTGCGGGCCTTCGGGCACCGCGACGAAGCCCGCGGCATTGTGGCCCTGCGCGACGCGACCGGGCGCCGGCGCCACCTGCTCTACCACAACTGCAAGGTGGAGGAAGAAGGCCAGCGCCCCTACGTTATTGCCTACGCCCAGGACATTACGGAGCGCGTGGCCGCCGAGCGGGAGCTGCGCCGGGCCAAGCAGGCCGCCGAAGAGGCCGTCCGGGCCAGGGAAAGTTTCCTGGCCAACATGAGCCACGAAATCCGCACGCCCATGAACGGCATCCTGGGCATGGCCGGGCTGCTGGCCCGCACGCCCCTCACCGGCCAGCAGCAGCAGCACGTGCACACCATTCTGTCGTCGGGTAAGCACCTGCTGGCCGTGCTCAACGACGTGCTTGATATGGCCAAGATTACCTCCGGCAAGCTGGAGCTGGAGCAGGTGCCCTTCGACCTGTCGGGTATTCTGCAACACACGGCCCAGCTGCAAGCCGCCCGCGCCGCCGAAAAGGGCCTGCGCTTCTTGCTGCACACCACCCCGCTGGCCGCGCCCTGGGTGCTGAGCGCCCCGCACCGCTTGCAGCAAGTATTGCTTAACCTGCTCAGCAATGCCATCAAGTTTACGGAAGCCGGCAGCGTAACGCTGGCCAGCCGCCTGGCTACCGAAACCTCGGGCACGCTTACCGTGGAGTTTCAGGTGACGGACACGGGCATTGGTATTGCGGCCGACAAGCACGAGGTTATCTTCGAGAGCTTTCAGCAGGCCGAGGCCGACACCACCCGCCGCTACGGGGGCACGGGCCTGGGCCTCACCATCAGCCGCACGCTGGTGCGGCAGCTGGGCGGCGAGCTGCGCGTGAGCAGCACGCCGGGCCAGGGCAGCACGTTCAGCTTCACGCTGACCCTGCGCAAAACCGCCCCGTCCGCCCCCGACCCCGCCCCGGCTCCCGACTCGCTCTCGACGGCCCGACTGGCCGGGGCCCGCGTGTTGCTGGTCGAAGACAACGAAATCAACCGCCTGGTGGCGCGGCAGCAGCTCCAAGCCTGGCAGGTGCAGGTAACCGAAGCCCCCGACGGCCCCACGGCCCTGGCCCGGTTTGCCGCCCAGTCCTTCGATGTGGTGCTGATGGACATTCAGATGCCCGGCATGAGCGGGGTAGACGTGACGCGCGCCATCCGCGCCGACCGGGACCCGCAGCGGGCCGAGGTGCCCATTATTGCCCTCACCGCCAACGCCTTCCGCGCCGACCACGAGCAGTACCTGGCGGCCGGCATCAACGTGTGCATCAGCAAGCCTTTCGAGGAGCTGGACTTGTACCGGGCCATCAGCAGCTTGTACCGGCCCCGGCTGAGCACGCCGGCCCAGCCCGCGGCGCCTTACAACCTGAGCTGGCTGCGCAGCATGGCCCACGGCGACGCCAGCTTCGTGCAGCGGGTGGTGCAGTCGTTTGTGCAGCACGCGCCCGGCCACGTAAGCGCCCTGCGCACCGCCACGGCCGCCGCCAACTGGCCCGGCGTACACCAAGTAGTGCATCAGCTTAAGCCCGTGCTGAAGTCGTTGGGCGTGGGCGGCACCGAAGACCTGCTGCGCATTCTGGCCCACGCGCCCACTTCCGAGGAAGAAGAAGCCGAGTACCGCACGGCCGTAACCCAGCTGGCCCAGCTGCTGCACCACACCGCCACCGCCCTAACCCGCGACCCGGAAGTGGCTGTTGCGTCAGTTTAG
- a CDS encoding DUF3616 domain-containing protein: protein MRRQPYTLHFNPKLSLNSAGKHVRDGLSSVLRTGDNLWLCCDERTTLERLRLTGPREFGEHCSYQLADFLDLPSEDRAEEIDIEGLGEGDYYLWLVGSHSRKRKKPDPDHANPAKQIARLAEVKQEPNRYLLARIPLLRNPKTGNYELHREAPHPTEPGQTLRAAQLRGTTNSNDLLDLLARDPHLGPFLTIPGKDNGFDIEGLAVAPDGRLFVGLRGPVLRGWACVLELLPEEDKHGNLRLAKLPGATESYYKKHFLALGGMGVRELRQQGPDLLLLAGPTMDLDGTIAVYRWPGALTLPQDSLIGPEKVQRIFDVPHGSGPTAGQDKAEGMALLDARHVLIAFDSPTTTRKSAPHQVIADSFLLEEGDKVKGNEEKGGEVKGDEVTGDK from the coding sequence GTGCGACGCCAGCCTTACACCCTGCATTTTAACCCCAAGCTCAGCCTCAATTCTGCTGGCAAGCACGTGCGCGACGGCCTGTCGTCGGTGCTGCGTACCGGCGACAACCTGTGGCTGTGCTGCGACGAGCGTACCACCCTGGAGCGCCTGCGCCTGACCGGCCCGCGGGAGTTCGGCGAGCATTGCTCCTACCAGCTGGCCGATTTTCTGGACCTGCCTTCCGAAGACCGGGCCGAGGAAATTGACATCGAAGGCCTGGGCGAAGGCGACTACTACCTGTGGCTGGTGGGCTCGCACAGCCGCAAGCGCAAAAAGCCCGACCCCGACCACGCCAACCCCGCCAAGCAGATTGCGCGCCTAGCCGAGGTAAAGCAGGAGCCTAACCGCTACCTGCTGGCCCGCATTCCGCTGCTGCGCAACCCCAAAACCGGCAATTACGAGCTGCACCGCGAAGCCCCCCATCCTACTGAGCCCGGCCAAACGCTGCGCGCGGCCCAGCTGCGCGGCACCACCAATTCCAACGACCTGCTCGACCTGCTGGCCCGCGACCCGCACCTGGGGCCTTTCCTGACTATTCCGGGCAAAGACAACGGCTTCGATATTGAGGGCCTGGCCGTGGCGCCCGACGGGCGGCTGTTTGTGGGGCTGCGCGGGCCAGTGCTGCGCGGCTGGGCCTGCGTGCTGGAGCTGCTGCCCGAAGAAGACAAGCACGGCAACCTGCGCCTGGCCAAGCTGCCCGGCGCCACCGAATCCTACTATAAAAAGCACTTCCTGGCCCTGGGCGGTATGGGCGTGCGGGAGTTGCGCCAGCAAGGCCCCGACCTGCTCCTGCTGGCTGGCCCCACCATGGACCTCGACGGCACTATTGCCGTGTACCGCTGGCCGGGCGCCCTCACACTGCCCCAGGACAGCCTCATCGGCCCCGAAAAAGTACAGCGCATCTTCGACGTGCCCCACGGCTCCGGCCCCACCGCCGGCCAGGACAAAGCCGAGGGCATGGCCCTGCTCGACGCCCGCCACGTGCTCATTGCCTTCGACTCACCCACCACCACCCGCAAATCCGCCCCCCATCAGGTCATAGCGGATAGCTTCTTGTTGGAGGAGGGTGATAAAGTGAAAGGTAATGAGGAAAAGGGTGGTGAGGTGAAGGGTGATGAGGTAACAGGTGACAAGTGA
- the bla gene encoding subclass B1 metallo-beta-lactamase yields MFRSAWCRRSWLCCLVLLTWGLAAVAGPVPELPRLRVRPVAKDIFVHTSYHLYPGTAVPVSANGLVVRTAQGIILVDAGWGPDYTEQLLRWVADSLRQRVRLVVLTHAHDDRAGGLAVLRARGIRVYSTPATAQRLHAQFLGAARPTPALKPYTLIRAGRTRLELFFPGPAHAPDNLVAWLPRRKVLFGGCLVREASATSLGNLDEANLKQWPAALQQLQRRYPQARLVVPGHGAWADASLLQHTRVLLREAGRRKSPTALRE; encoded by the coding sequence GTGTTTCGTTCCGCATGGTGCCGGCGTAGCTGGCTGTGTTGCCTGGTGCTGCTGACGTGGGGGCTAGCGGCGGTGGCTGGCCCGGTGCCGGAGCTGCCCCGCCTGCGGGTGCGCCCCGTAGCCAAAGACATTTTCGTGCACACCTCCTACCACCTGTACCCCGGCACAGCAGTTCCCGTATCGGCCAACGGCTTGGTGGTGCGCACCGCGCAAGGAATTATCCTGGTGGATGCCGGCTGGGGCCCCGACTACACCGAGCAGCTCTTGCGCTGGGTGGCCGACAGCCTGCGGCAACGGGTGCGCCTGGTGGTGCTCACCCACGCCCACGACGACCGGGCCGGCGGCCTGGCCGTGCTGCGGGCCCGCGGCATTCGGGTGTACAGCACGCCGGCCACGGCCCAGCGCCTGCACGCGCAGTTTCTGGGAGCCGCCAGGCCCACGCCGGCCCTGAAGCCCTACACGCTGATTCGGGCGGGACGCACCCGGCTGGAGCTGTTCTTCCCCGGCCCGGCTCACGCCCCCGACAACCTCGTGGCGTGGCTGCCGCGCCGCAAAGTGCTGTTCGGCGGCTGCCTGGTGCGCGAAGCCAGCGCCACCTCCCTCGGCAACCTCGACGAGGCCAACCTCAAGCAGTGGCCCGCGGCCCTGCAACAGCTCCAGCGCCGCTATCCGCAGGCTCGCCTGGTGGTGCCCGGCCACGGTGCCTGGGCCGATGCCTCTCTGCTCCAGCACACGCGCGTTTTGCTACGCGAAGCCGGCCGCCGTAAGTCGCCCACGGCTTTGCGGGAATAG
- a CDS encoding winged helix-turn-helix transcriptional regulator, whose translation MGGGRWRAPILQCLCGKPLRFSELEDHLDCITPKALSSHLRTLELNGLIKREVVPSRPVVTRYELTDHGRTIVPLLQEMRRWGENHRRHLTAS comes from the coding sequence GTGGGTGGCGGGCGGTGGCGGGCCCCGATTCTGCAGTGCCTGTGCGGCAAACCGCTCCGCTTCTCAGAACTGGAAGACCACCTGGACTGCATCACGCCCAAAGCCCTGTCGAGCCACCTGCGCACCCTTGAGCTGAATGGTTTGATAAAGCGGGAAGTGGTACCGTCGCGGCCCGTGGTAACGCGCTATGAGCTGACGGACCATGGGCGCACCATTGTGCCTCTCTTGCAGGAAATGCGCCGGTGGGGTGAAAACCACCGCCGGCATCTTACCGCCAGCTAA
- a CDS encoding aldehyde dehydrogenase family protein — MSTATTLPTQVEAAAPIQAPSVRALFARQQARAAELRRQPPDLDARAEQLRRLSRWIADNRTAIQEALYADFRKPAPETDVTEIWSTQTEIRHTLRHLKRWARPRRVGTPLPLVGTRSWVQPEAKGVCLIISPWNYPFYLALDPLVSALAAGNCCIIKPSEMTPSVAALISRLVREVFSPEEVAVVEGDKDVATELLQLPFDHIFFTGSPQVGKVVMRAAAEHLTSVTLELGGKSPAVVDSTADLRDAAEKIVWGKSINAGQTCVAPDYVLVHETVRDELVEEIGAVVRRFYNASGQGVAASDSLARIVNDHHFRRVLGLLDDARQRGATVALGGTAEASQRFVEPTVLLDVPAGSRVLEEEIFGPLLPVLTFRNLPEAAAEVNTRPHPLALYIFSQNADNQQFLLRNIPAGGACLNETILHLGHPDLPFGGFGHSGIGRAHGHAGFLAFSNEKAVLQQRVGFTGLKPIYPPYTDKVKQVVGWLLRWL; from the coding sequence ATGTCTACCGCCACTACGCTGCCCACTCAGGTTGAAGCTGCCGCTCCTATTCAAGCTCCGTCGGTGCGGGCGTTGTTTGCGCGCCAGCAGGCGCGGGCCGCCGAGCTGCGCCGCCAGCCGCCCGACCTGGACGCCCGCGCCGAGCAGCTGCGCCGGCTCAGCCGCTGGATTGCCGACAACCGCACTGCCATCCAGGAAGCTCTGTACGCCGATTTTCGCAAGCCCGCCCCGGAAACCGACGTGACGGAAATCTGGTCTACCCAAACGGAAATCCGCCACACCCTGCGCCACCTCAAGCGCTGGGCCCGGCCGCGGCGGGTGGGCACGCCCCTGCCGCTGGTGGGCACGCGCAGCTGGGTGCAGCCCGAGGCCAAAGGCGTGTGCCTCATCATTTCGCCCTGGAACTACCCATTTTACCTGGCCCTCGACCCGCTGGTGTCGGCGCTGGCGGCCGGCAACTGCTGCATCATCAAGCCCTCGGAAATGACGCCCTCGGTGGCGGCCCTCATCAGCCGTTTGGTGCGGGAGGTGTTCAGCCCCGAGGAAGTGGCCGTAGTGGAAGGCGACAAGGACGTAGCCACCGAGCTGCTACAACTGCCTTTCGACCATATCTTTTTCACCGGCAGCCCGCAAGTGGGCAAAGTGGTGATGCGCGCTGCTGCTGAGCACCTTACCAGCGTAACGCTGGAGCTGGGTGGCAAAAGCCCTGCCGTGGTAGACAGCACCGCCGACCTGCGCGACGCGGCCGAGAAAATCGTGTGGGGCAAGAGCATCAACGCCGGCCAGACCTGCGTGGCCCCCGACTACGTGCTGGTGCACGAAACCGTGCGCGACGAACTGGTAGAGGAAATCGGGGCCGTGGTGCGGCGGTTCTACAACGCCAGCGGCCAAGGCGTAGCCGCTTCCGATTCGCTGGCCCGCATCGTCAACGACCACCACTTCCGCCGCGTGCTAGGCCTGCTCGACGATGCCCGCCAGCGCGGGGCTACCGTGGCGTTGGGCGGCACCGCCGAGGCCTCCCAGCGCTTCGTGGAGCCCACCGTGCTGCTCGACGTGCCGGCCGGCAGCCGGGTGCTGGAAGAGGAAATCTTCGGGCCGCTGCTGCCGGTGCTGACGTTCCGCAACCTGCCCGAAGCCGCCGCCGAGGTCAACACCCGGCCCCACCCGCTGGCCTTATACATCTTCAGCCAAAACGCCGATAACCAGCAATTCCTGCTGCGCAATATCCCGGCCGGCGGGGCCTGCCTCAACGAAACCATCCTGCACCTGGGCCACCCCGACCTGCCCTTCGGCGGCTTCGGCCACAGCGGCATCGGCCGCGCCCACGGCCACGCCGGCTTCCTGGCCTTCAGCAACGAAAAAGCCGTGCTCCAGCAGCGCGTAGGCTTCACGGGCCTGAAGCCGATTTACCCGCCCTACACGGATAAGGTGAAGCAGGTGGTAGGCTGGCTGCTCAGGTGGTTGTAG
- a CDS encoding acyl-CoA thioesterase translates to MLQTPETSHRIRFQDCDMLGHLNNARYLDYFLNAREEHTIQHYALNLGQLARELGAGWVITKHHLAYLRPAHHAEVVRIRTQLIHFDNSNLVVEMQMLSEDGQRLKAVLWSEMAFVKVPGGTRTEHSDALMDLLEQLDVEDVSYDPDGFDERVRRLRKQLKRERNEHE, encoded by the coding sequence ATGCTTCAAACTCCCGAAACCTCCCACCGCATTCGGTTTCAGGATTGTGATATGCTGGGCCACCTGAACAACGCCCGCTACCTCGACTATTTCCTGAATGCCCGCGAAGAACACACTATTCAGCACTACGCCCTGAACTTGGGCCAACTGGCCCGCGAGCTGGGGGCGGGCTGGGTGATAACCAAGCACCACCTAGCCTACCTGCGGCCGGCCCACCACGCCGAGGTCGTCCGCATCCGCACCCAGCTTATTCACTTCGACAACTCCAACCTGGTAGTGGAAATGCAGATGCTGAGTGAAGACGGCCAGCGCCTGAAGGCCGTGCTGTGGTCGGAAATGGCGTTTGTGAAGGTGCCCGGCGGTACCCGCACTGAGCATTCCGACGCCCTGATGGATCTGCTGGAGCAGCTCGACGTGGAAGACGTAAGCTACGACCCCGACGGCTTCGACGAGCGGGTGCGCCGCCTGCGCAAGCAACTCAAGCGCGAACGAAACGAACACGAATAG
- a CDS encoding DUF6992 family protein, with translation MTSCFLLWLPPEGSLPAINHARELLVERGMGVLGAWALLNLLVSGYWVKHTDARSELHYLHQMNAAWNVVNALIAAWGLLQVSPNNVAHLTLAESQASQARLEQILLVNIVLDAGYVLLGSWLRGRAPTARRPERLLGFGRSLWLQGGFLFGFDAALYLLYHRYAGMLAAFAE, from the coding sequence ATGACATCCTGCTTTCTGCTGTGGCTGCCGCCCGAGGGCAGCTTGCCGGCCATCAACCACGCCCGCGAGCTGCTGGTGGAACGCGGCATGGGCGTGCTGGGCGCCTGGGCCCTGCTCAACCTGCTGGTGAGCGGCTACTGGGTGAAGCACACCGACGCCCGCTCCGAGCTGCACTACCTGCACCAGATGAACGCGGCCTGGAACGTGGTCAACGCCCTGATTGCCGCCTGGGGCCTGTTGCAAGTTAGTCCCAACAATGTAGCCCATCTTACCTTAGCCGAAAGCCAGGCCTCCCAGGCCCGGTTGGAGCAGATTCTGCTCGTCAACATCGTGCTCGACGCCGGCTACGTGCTGCTCGGGAGCTGGCTGCGGGGCCGGGCCCCCACGGCCCGCCGGCCCGAGCGGCTGCTGGGGTTTGGCCGTTCGTTGTGGCTGCAAGGCGGTTTTTTGTTTGGGTTTGATGCGGCGCTATATCTGCTGTATCACCGCTACGCCGGAATGCTGGCGGCGTTTGCAGAGTAG